One window of Saccharicrinis carchari genomic DNA carries:
- the hemW gene encoding radical SAM family heme chaperone HemW: MAGIYIHIPFCMQKCGYCDFYSLVGLSDKKEFVVALCDEIRIRKEELQREPIQTVYFGGGTPSVLHIKDFENIIASLKEVCDIAELLEFTIEVNPDDINLPFLDDLKRIGFNRLSIGIQSFNDRILSFMNRRHSSSEAFNAVEMSKKAGFENISIDLIYGIPDMTLAEWKKSIDKAISLKVQHISAYHLTFEPGTAFYKKLKQNIFREVEDKQSIEQYNVLIKAVTKAGFDDYEISNFCLPGYQSKHNASYWSGYSYVGLGPSAHSFAARTRRWNISDLKKYINNIKRGEVFYEQEILSDIDVYNEKIMLGLRTKNGAEIRDLHSMDKKMVQLFNEKMQKNIMLKNVFTQNGRLKVCKDKKILTDQIISDFFVV; this comes from the coding sequence ATGGCCGGAATTTATATACATATTCCTTTTTGCATGCAAAAGTGTGGATATTGCGATTTTTACAGCCTTGTTGGCTTAAGCGATAAAAAGGAGTTTGTAGTAGCATTATGTGACGAGATAAGGATACGCAAGGAGGAACTGCAAAGGGAACCTATACAAACCGTTTACTTTGGTGGAGGAACGCCAAGCGTACTGCATATAAAGGATTTTGAAAATATTATTGCCAGCCTAAAAGAGGTATGTGATATTGCAGAATTGCTCGAGTTTACCATTGAAGTGAACCCCGACGATATAAACCTGCCTTTTTTAGATGACTTAAAACGTATAGGATTTAACCGCTTGAGTATCGGAATACAAAGTTTTAACGATCGTATTTTATCCTTTATGAATCGACGCCATAGCAGCTCGGAGGCTTTCAATGCCGTAGAAATGAGTAAAAAAGCCGGCTTCGAAAATATAAGTATCGATTTAATTTACGGTATACCGGATATGACCCTGGCAGAGTGGAAAAAATCCATTGATAAGGCTATATCGCTAAAAGTTCAACACATTTCGGCCTATCATCTTACTTTCGAACCCGGAACTGCTTTTTATAAAAAATTAAAACAAAATATCTTTCGTGAGGTGGAGGATAAACAGAGTATTGAGCAATACAATGTTCTGATAAAAGCTGTTACGAAAGCCGGTTTCGATGATTACGAGATTTCAAATTTTTGCCTACCGGGTTATCAATCCAAACATAATGCAAGCTATTGGAGCGGTTATAGTTATGTAGGTTTAGGGCCATCGGCTCACTCTTTTGCCGCACGTACCCGCCGGTGGAATATATCCGATTTAAAAAAATATATAAATAATATAAAAAGGGGAGAGGTTTTTTACGAACAAGAAATTTTATCGGATATTGATGTTTATAACGAAAAGATAATGTTAGGTTTACGTACTAAAAATGGTGCTGAAATAAGAGATTTACACAGTATGGATAAAAAAATGGTACAGCTATTTAATGAAAAGATGCAAAAAAATATAATGTTGAAAAATGTATTTACACAAAATGGTCGCTTAAAAGTGTGCAAGGATAAAAAAATTTTGACAGATCAAATTATATCGGATTTTTTTGTGGTTTAA
- a CDS encoding VanZ family protein, giving the protein MYLFSYFNAIEFIYMFLLKNYWRSVLLFIIIVFLSTINTNNLVTEEVQFFKHFDKFAHFAMYFSLSFVFFIENHKSSRPIRKRWIILDTIILGILLEFIQFLFTNYRTGNFYDAVFNTIGVLSGSALYFLLRNHRLVYKLMLFKSDYNK; this is encoded by the coding sequence TTGTACCTGTTTTCGTATTTTAATGCAATTGAATTTATTTATATGTTCCTTTTAAAAAATTATTGGCGTTCTGTTTTATTATTTATAATTATTGTTTTTTTAAGCACTATAAACACAAATAATCTGGTTACTGAGGAGGTGCAGTTTTTTAAGCATTTTGATAAATTTGCCCACTTTGCCATGTATTTTTCATTAAGCTTTGTGTTTTTTATCGAAAACCATAAAAGTTCGCGACCCATACGAAAACGTTGGATTATATTGGATACTATTATTTTAGGAATATTACTTGAGTTTATCCAATTTTTGTTTACCAATTACAGAACCGGCAATTTTTATGATGCCGTTTTTAATACCATTGGTGTTTTAAGCGGAAGTGCACTGTATTTTTTACTACGAAATCATCGTTTAGTTTATAAGCTCATGCTATTTAAAAGTGATTACAATAAATAG
- a CDS encoding RrF2 family transcriptional regulator, producing MLSNTCKYAVRSVIYLALNQEDGKKIGIKQISKDLDIPTPFLGKILQTLAKQKMLLSNKGPHGGFALAKDAHEITLLDIVKIIDGTDTFDNCLIGMKSCKTAHENKRPCPVHDQFKDVRKQMYQLFKEETIGNIADRVENKEDYYLL from the coding sequence ATGCTATCAAATACATGTAAATACGCAGTGCGTTCGGTTATTTACCTGGCATTGAACCAGGAGGATGGAAAAAAAATAGGTATTAAACAAATTTCAAAAGATTTGGATATACCTACCCCGTTTTTAGGTAAGATACTCCAAACCCTGGCCAAGCAAAAAATGTTGCTTTCTAACAAAGGGCCGCATGGTGGTTTTGCACTGGCCAAGGATGCTCATGAAATAACTTTATTGGATATTGTAAAAATTATTGATGGCACGGATACCTTCGATAATTGCTTAATTGGCATGAAGAGTTGTAAAACGGCGCACGAAAATAAGCGACCCTGCCCGGTACACGATCAGTTTAAGGATGTGCGCAAACAAATGTACCAACTGTTTAAAGAAGAAACCATTGGAAATATAGCTGACCGCGTGGAGAACAAAGAAGATTACTATTTATTGTAA
- the rpiB gene encoding ribose 5-phosphate isomerase B codes for MKVNTIGLAADHAGFELKEILKTYLLDKGIDCKDFGTYSVQSSDYPDYAHPLATAVENSEVQWGISVCGSGNGINMTVNKHAGIRAALCWNKEISELARSHNNANICSLPARFISNDDAKEIVDIFLNTDFEGGRHQRRIEKIPC; via the coding sequence ATGAAAGTAAATACGATTGGTTTAGCTGCAGATCACGCGGGTTTTGAACTTAAGGAAATATTAAAAACTTATTTGTTGGATAAAGGTATCGATTGTAAAGATTTTGGAACCTATTCGGTGCAAAGTAGCGATTATCCTGATTATGCCCATCCTTTGGCTACAGCCGTTGAAAATAGCGAAGTACAATGGGGTATATCGGTATGCGGCAGCGGTAATGGTATAAACATGACGGTGAACAAACATGCAGGTATCCGAGCCGCATTATGCTGGAACAAGGAGATATCGGAATTGGCCCGATCGCATAACAATGCCAATATTTGTTCGCTTCCTGCACGGTTTATTTCGAATGATGACGCCAAGGAAATAGTGGATATTTTTTTAAATACGGATTTTGAGGGAGGCAGACACCAGCGAAGAATAGAAAAAATACCTTGCTGA
- the nadA gene encoding quinolinate synthase NadA encodes MELKEKWIKKGFVDEPIIDKENLENAFLKLKKEKNAVLMAHFYQESNIQDIADFVGDSLALAQFAAKTDADIIMVAGVHFMGESAKILSPQKTVIVPDLNAGCSLADSCPPLEFKKFIDQYPDHKVITYVNTSAEIKALSDMVVTSTNAKAIVDSFSPDEKLIFGPDKNLGNYINSITGREMVLWDGACHVHEKFSLEKILELKKENPDAEIIAHPECKKPLLMVADHVGSTASLLKYTYTSDKKTFIVATESGIIHQMKLKSPKKLFIPAPPNDSTCACNDCEFMRLNTMEKIYNALKHEWPSIEVPEEVRVQAVKPIEKMLKLSAQLGL; translated from the coding sequence ATGGAACTAAAAGAAAAGTGGATAAAAAAGGGTTTTGTAGATGAACCGATCATTGATAAAGAAAATTTGGAGAATGCGTTTTTAAAGCTTAAAAAGGAAAAAAACGCAGTGTTGATGGCGCATTTTTATCAGGAATCCAATATTCAGGATATTGCCGATTTTGTTGGCGACAGTTTGGCCTTGGCACAATTTGCCGCTAAAACGGATGCGGATATCATTATGGTGGCCGGTGTTCATTTTATGGGGGAAAGTGCAAAAATATTATCCCCACAGAAAACTGTTATCGTACCCGATTTAAATGCCGGGTGCAGCCTGGCCGATAGCTGTCCTCCGCTTGAGTTTAAAAAATTTATTGACCAATATCCCGATCATAAAGTAATTACCTACGTTAATACGTCGGCCGAAATAAAGGCCTTATCGGATATGGTGGTAACCAGTACCAACGCCAAAGCTATTGTGGATAGTTTTTCACCGGATGAAAAGTTGATATTTGGTCCGGACAAAAATTTGGGTAATTATATCAATAGTATCACCGGACGCGAAATGGTGTTGTGGGATGGGGCATGCCACGTGCACGAAAAATTTTCGCTCGAAAAGATATTAGAATTAAAAAAGGAGAATCCCGATGCCGAGATTATAGCCCATCCCGAATGTAAAAAGCCTCTGCTTATGGTTGCGGATCATGTTGGCTCTACGGCTTCTCTTTTAAAGTATACTTATACCAGTGATAAAAAAACGTTTATCGTGGCTACTGAATCGGGCATAATACATCAAATGAAACTAAAAAGCCCAAAAAAGTTGTTCATTCCGGCTCCACCAAATGATTCTACCTGTGCGTGTAACGATTGTGAGTTTATGCGCTTAAATACAATGGAAAAGATATACAATGCCTTGAAGCATGAATGGCCCAGTATAGAGGTACCCGAAGAGGTGCGGGTACAAGCGGTTAAACCAATTGAAAAAATGTTGAAACTCTCGGCTCAATTGGGATTATAA
- a CDS encoding response regulator produces MKNSDALVILLVEDNILNQRLINLHLKKFGYNIEIANNGKEAVEMAKEKRYDLIIMDLMMPVMDGLEATREIRKYEENMNYSTPIIGLTANTFDGDRDKCLSHGMDEYMTKPFELDLFIYLLKKMGITQ; encoded by the coding sequence ATGAAAAATTCTGATGCGCTGGTTATATTGTTGGTAGAGGATAATATTCTTAATCAAAGACTGATTAATCTGCATTTGAAAAAATTTGGTTACAATATTGAAATAGCCAACAATGGGAAAGAGGCCGTGGAAATGGCTAAGGAAAAGAGGTACGATTTAATAATAATGGATTTGATGATGCCTGTAATGGATGGTTTAGAAGCTACTCGCGAAATCAGAAAGTACGAAGAGAATATGAACTATTCAACACCTATTATTGGATTAACGGCAAATACCTTTGACGGGGATAGGGATAAATGTTTGAGTCACGGTATGGATGAGTACATGACAAAACCTTTTGAACTGGATTTGTTTATATATCTGTTAAAAAAAATGGGTATTACCCAATAA
- the ruvB gene encoding Holliday junction branch migration DNA helicase RuvB: MEDNFDIREESYKNIENEVDNKLRPLNFNDFKGQDGIVDNIKVFVQAASMRNEALDHVLLHGPPGLGKTTLSNIIANELGVGFKLTSGPVLDKPGDLAGILSNLESNDVLFIDEIHRLSPVVEEYLYSAMEDYRIDILIDKGPGARSIQIELNPFTLIGATTRSGLLTSPLRARFGINCHLEYYDNGVLAGIVKRSSRILDTAISEEACAEISRRSRGTPRIANALLRRVRDFAQVKGNGQIDLEISKFSLKALNIDQYGLDEMDHKILNTLIDKFQGGPVGLSTIGTAIGEDSGTIEEVYEPFLIKEGFIKRTPRGRMATALAYSHLGKDSFNQQQYSLF; this comes from the coding sequence ATGGAAGATAATTTTGATATACGTGAGGAAAGCTACAAAAACATCGAAAATGAGGTTGACAATAAATTACGTCCCTTAAATTTTAACGATTTTAAAGGCCAGGACGGTATTGTAGATAATATAAAAGTATTTGTACAAGCCGCCTCAATGCGTAACGAAGCATTGGATCACGTACTATTGCATGGCCCCCCCGGACTGGGAAAAACTACCTTATCCAATATTATCGCTAACGAGTTAGGGGTGGGATTTAAACTCACCAGTGGGCCTGTATTGGATAAGCCGGGCGATCTGGCGGGTATTCTTTCTAATCTCGAAAGTAATGATGTGCTGTTTATTGACGAAATTCATCGTTTAAGCCCGGTTGTAGAGGAGTATCTTTACTCGGCTATGGAGGATTATAGAATAGATATTTTAATTGATAAAGGCCCCGGAGCACGCAGCATTCAAATTGAATTAAATCCATTTACGCTTATTGGTGCCACAACGCGTAGCGGACTACTTACCAGTCCGTTGCGGGCTCGATTCGGAATCAACTGCCATCTGGAATACTACGATAATGGGGTACTGGCCGGTATTGTTAAACGCTCGTCGCGAATACTAGATACAGCAATTAGTGAGGAAGCCTGTGCCGAAATATCGAGAAGAAGTAGAGGAACACCGCGAATTGCCAATGCCCTGCTAAGACGTGTACGGGATTTTGCTCAGGTTAAAGGGAACGGACAAATTGATTTGGAAATATCCAAATTCTCCTTAAAAGCCTTGAATATCGATCAGTATGGACTCGACGAAATGGATCATAAAATATTAAACACTTTAATTGATAAGTTTCAGGGTGGACCGGTTGGTTTAAGTACCATCGGAACAGCCATTGGTGAGGATAGCGGAACTATTGAAGAGGTATATGAACCCTTTTTAATTAAAGAAGGGTTTATTAAGCGAACGCCTCGTGGTCGTATGGCCACAGCATTGGCTTATAGTCATTTAGGTAAAGATTCATTCAATCAGCAGCAATACTCGCTGTTTTAA
- a CDS encoding oligosaccharide flippase family protein, with translation MGKFKSLASDTLVYGGSTILVRLLNWLLMPYYIRTMSEVQYGIVTQVYGYIAILLVVLTYGFETSFFRFSNTKNHKNVFTTALTSIGSTSLLFVVFVYLYKDGLVQFFGKGFSSPLVLMIALIVAVDAVSAIIFAKLRYQGKSIRFGLLKLVNVTLLISLNLYFLYWCPMHLESEYCVVFNGLNIADNQAFYVLLSNLAASGIVLLIISSDVFNKLGTLDFRLLLQMYKYSYPILIVGITGMINIQIDKILIPKLIGGEEGLRQLAIYGANFKIGVLMAMFTQSFRLAFEPFFFKDRRETANEALYNDILKYFVLFGLLIFLGVTFFMDIINIVLTAEYETGNIVIPIVLVSQLLSGVYFTLSVWYKITDKTIYGAYMGIVGSIITIGLNILLIPLLGYVGAAIAGLVCFLVMVFLSIYWGNKNWALRYKWRSLLTYSAIAGVMYFLAIFITPYLSAKVVAINSTGFYILKYIVRLSLIIVFLWLVYYKEFKKKLT, from the coding sequence TTGGGTAAATTTAAGTCCTTGGCGAGCGATACACTTGTGTACGGCGGAAGTACTATTTTGGTTAGGCTGCTCAACTGGCTATTAATGCCTTACTATATCCGCACAATGAGTGAGGTACAGTATGGTATTGTTACTCAGGTTTATGGGTATATTGCTATTTTATTGGTAGTATTAACCTATGGTTTCGAAACAAGTTTTTTTAGGTTCTCCAATACTAAAAATCACAAAAACGTTTTTACCACGGCGCTTACAAGTATAGGATCTACAAGCCTATTGTTTGTTGTTTTTGTATACTTGTATAAAGATGGTTTGGTACAATTTTTTGGTAAGGGTTTTTCCTCTCCACTCGTATTAATGATTGCTTTAATTGTAGCGGTTGATGCCGTTTCGGCAATTATATTTGCAAAACTTCGATACCAGGGCAAAAGTATACGGTTTGGGCTGCTTAAACTAGTTAATGTTACCCTATTGATTAGCCTGAATCTGTATTTTCTCTATTGGTGTCCTATGCACTTGGAATCCGAATACTGTGTTGTATTTAACGGACTAAATATAGCCGATAATCAGGCCTTTTACGTGTTGCTGTCTAATTTGGCAGCTTCCGGTATCGTATTACTAATTATAAGTAGCGATGTTTTTAATAAATTGGGTACATTGGATTTCCGATTGTTATTGCAAATGTATAAATACTCCTATCCTATTCTGATTGTAGGTATAACGGGAATGATTAATATTCAAATTGATAAAATACTTATTCCAAAACTTATTGGCGGTGAGGAAGGACTACGGCAATTGGCTATTTATGGCGCTAATTTTAAAATTGGGGTTTTAATGGCCATGTTTACTCAGTCATTTCGTCTTGCTTTCGAACCATTTTTTTTCAAAGATCGCCGCGAAACGGCCAATGAAGCTTTATATAACGATATATTAAAATATTTTGTTTTGTTTGGGTTGTTGATATTCCTGGGAGTTACTTTTTTTATGGACATCATAAATATTGTTTTAACAGCGGAATACGAAACCGGTAATATCGTTATACCAATTGTACTTGTTTCGCAATTACTAAGTGGCGTTTATTTTACGTTATCTGTTTGGTATAAAATTACCGATAAAACAATTTATGGGGCTTATATGGGTATTGTGGGAAGTATTATTACCATCGGCTTAAACATACTATTAATACCCCTTTTAGGGTATGTAGGAGCGGCTATTGCGGGCTTAGTTTGTTTCTTGGTAATGGTTTTCCTCAGTATATACTGGGGAAACAAAAACTGGGCGCTGCGATACAAATGGCGTAGCCTACTTACTTATAGCGCTATAGCAGGTGTAATGTATTTTTTGGCCATTTTTATTACACCCTACCTTAGTGCCAAAGTGGTGGCCATAAACAGTACAGGCTTTTATATATTGAAGTATATCGTGCGTTTATCGCTAATAATTGTATTTTTATGGCTTGTTTATTATAAAGAATTCAAAAAGAAACTTACATAG
- the dut gene encoding dUTP diphosphatase, with amino-acid sequence MSVQIKIINKSNNPIPAHATELSAGVDLRADLSQDIILKPLERALIPTGLYIQLPEGFEAQIRPRSGLAFKHGISVVNSPGTIDADYRGEIKVILVNLSNEDYRVKTGERICQMVVAKHERINFEVVETLQDTQRGDGGFGHTGNI; translated from the coding sequence ATGTCTGTACAAATTAAAATTATTAATAAAAGTAATAATCCTATTCCTGCACATGCTACAGAATTGTCGGCAGGGGTTGATCTGAGAGCGGATTTATCGCAGGATATTATTTTAAAACCATTAGAAAGGGCATTAATACCCACCGGATTATATATTCAACTTCCGGAGGGTTTCGAGGCACAGATACGTCCCAGGAGCGGTTTGGCATTTAAACACGGTATTTCCGTAGTGAATAGCCCGGGTACTATTGATGCAGACTACAGAGGCGAAATTAAGGTTATTCTGGTTAATCTTTCCAATGAAGATTACAGGGTAAAAACTGGAGAACGCATTTGCCAGATGGTAGTTGCAAAACATGAGCGCATAAACTTTGAAGTAGTGGAAACACTACAGGATACGCAGCGGGGGGATGGCGGTTTTGGCCATACAGGAAATATATAA
- a CDS encoding tetratricopeptide repeat protein: MKNLLLTLLIIVALCGCNSQKNVVSKKSKETRIVSVLTEENKRKFDYFFFEGQRVKMKGELNKAKNYFVECLKIDSLSATCFYELANIAIAEQNYPAAQQLLSNSVRLAPDNKWYQILLGDLYQQNKDYESAIAVYEGLTKRFPESDEYNYVLAQLYYTNKQFNKAIDAYNRLEKSIGINEVISIEKEKIYLEMGKQGLAHKEIEKLIEENPFEPRYYGFMGDLYLYNKEYNKAEQSYRRILSIDPANGLGYFSIANVKLQQKDTLAFFNNFAQGLEDKELEIEVKIQRLLPILMGKQFTTYKDTAAIQALFARLTRIHSDDARSYLYYANYLQNNNNKAKALEQYKKALTHDPDNRGVWQDMFFLEIDLGKFDMLYADASEALILFPDEPLFSLFYAMGAIQKEDYDKAKNALLKGLQYVDKNPALKGQMYAYLGDVQHSLGNKEEAFDNYEKALKIDENNVVVLNNYSYYLSLESKDLEKAEKMISKSIALEPGNATYLDTYAWVLFKRGRYFEAKYIIERAIDNGGNESEVIVEHYGDILYKNNDIEGAVKQWKKSIEMGNTSPLIPKKIELKKYVEE; this comes from the coding sequence ATGAAGAATTTGTTATTAACATTACTCATTATAGTTGCTTTATGTGGATGCAATAGCCAAAAAAATGTTGTAAGCAAAAAGAGTAAGGAGACAAGAATAGTTAGTGTATTAACCGAAGAAAATAAAAGAAAATTCGATTATTTCTTTTTTGAAGGGCAAAGGGTAAAGATGAAGGGAGAGCTAAACAAAGCAAAAAATTATTTTGTGGAATGTTTAAAGATTGATTCCTTAAGCGCTACTTGTTTTTATGAATTGGCTAATATAGCCATAGCCGAACAAAATTACCCTGCGGCGCAGCAGCTACTCAGTAATTCCGTGCGCCTCGCCCCCGATAACAAGTGGTATCAAATTCTTCTTGGCGATTTGTATCAACAAAATAAAGATTACGAAAGCGCGATAGCTGTTTATGAAGGGTTAACTAAGCGTTTTCCCGAAAGTGATGAATATAATTATGTGTTGGCACAATTATATTATACCAATAAACAGTTTAACAAAGCAATTGATGCCTACAACCGTCTCGAAAAAAGTATCGGTATTAATGAAGTTATCTCTATCGAAAAGGAGAAAATTTACTTAGAAATGGGTAAGCAGGGCTTGGCGCATAAGGAAATAGAAAAACTGATTGAAGAGAACCCTTTTGAACCTAGATATTACGGTTTTATGGGCGATCTTTACCTGTATAACAAAGAGTACAATAAAGCGGAGCAAAGCTATCGAAGAATTTTATCCATCGATCCGGCTAATGGTTTGGGTTATTTTTCTATTGCCAACGTTAAATTACAGCAGAAGGATACACTCGCTTTTTTTAATAATTTTGCGCAGGGTTTAGAAGATAAGGAACTCGAGATAGAAGTAAAAATTCAAAGATTACTGCCTATACTGATGGGTAAGCAGTTTACAACTTATAAGGATACTGCTGCTATCCAAGCGCTGTTTGCCCGACTTACCAGGATTCATTCCGACGACGCCCGAAGCTACCTTTATTATGCCAATTATTTACAAAATAACAATAATAAAGCAAAAGCCTTGGAGCAATATAAAAAGGCGTTGACGCACGATCCCGATAATCGGGGTGTTTGGCAGGATATGTTTTTTCTGGAAATAGATTTGGGTAAATTTGACATGTTGTATGCGGATGCTTCTGAGGCCTTAATTTTGTTTCCGGATGAGCCTTTATTTTCGCTGTTTTATGCCATGGGGGCAATACAAAAGGAAGATTATGATAAGGCCAAAAATGCCTTATTAAAGGGCTTGCAGTATGTTGATAAGAATCCGGCGTTAAAAGGGCAAATGTATGCATATTTGGGTGATGTACAACATAGTTTAGGAAATAAGGAAGAGGCTTTTGATAACTACGAAAAGGCCTTAAAAATAGACGAAAATAACGTGGTAGTGTTAAACAATTATAGCTACTACTTGTCCCTGGAAAGTAAGGATTTGGAAAAGGCCGAAAAGATGATTTCTAAATCAATAGCTTTGGAACCGGGTAATGCAACCTACTTAGACACCTATGCGTGGGTTTTGTTTAAACGTGGCCGTTATTTTGAAGCTAAGTATATTATTGAAAGGGCAATAGATAATGGAGGAAATGAGAGCGAAGTAATTGTGGAGCACTATGGAGATATTTTATATAAAAATAATGATATTGAAGGTGCCGTAAAGCAATGGAAAAAATCGATTGAAATGGGTAATACTTCGCCTTTAATTCCTAAAAAAATTGAGTTAAAAAAGTATGTGGAGGAATAA
- a CDS encoding DUF4292 domain-containing protein yields MWRNNIGLLFLITIALFSCKSSEMLTGGAATSITDARLRNQLILNELAYNKLYLKKIQFTLNEGDNKKSFRGSFVVQRDSQIVVSIFALMGIELVRARLTPTEVIILDKHSKVATKSNYAYFNKKFGVELDFYTIQAIISNSIFVYPSVEDKYDELKKYKHYIDKNSYVFKSLKENRLDRLMGRGKQDFILHEMYIYPDLFRIFNVYINDFSKQQSIDIRYSKFKNFGTTQFPEQIKFTAIQSDKKFMVDLNINYLEINDGGSLHFKIPSAYKIKSL; encoded by the coding sequence ATGTGGAGGAATAATATAGGGCTTTTATTTTTAATTACGATAGCATTATTTTCGTGTAAAAGCAGCGAAATGCTAACGGGTGGAGCAGCCACTAGTATCACGGATGCACGGCTTCGAAATCAGTTAATTTTGAACGAATTAGCGTACAATAAGTTATATTTAAAAAAGATTCAATTTACGCTAAATGAGGGGGATAATAAAAAAAGCTTTCGGGGAAGCTTTGTCGTGCAACGAGACAGCCAAATTGTTGTGTCAATCTTTGCACTGATGGGAATAGAATTGGTTAGGGCGCGACTAACACCTACGGAGGTGATTATTCTGGATAAACACAGCAAAGTTGCTACGAAAAGTAATTATGCGTATTTTAATAAAAAATTTGGTGTTGAACTTGATTTCTATACTATACAGGCGATAATTAGTAACAGTATTTTCGTGTATCCGTCGGTAGAGGATAAGTACGATGAATTAAAAAAGTACAAGCATTATATCGATAAAAATAGCTATGTTTTTAAATCATTAAAGGAGAACAGATTGGATAGGTTGATGGGTAGGGGGAAACAGGATTTTATACTACACGAAATGTATATATATCCCGATTTGTTTAGAATTTTTAATGTGTATATTAATGACTTTAGCAAGCAACAATCAATAGACATCCGTTATTCTAAATTTAAGAATTTTGGAACAACCCAATTTCCCGAACAGATTAAATTTACCGCTATACAATCGGATAAAAAGTTTATGGTAGATTTAAACATTAATTACTTGGAGATAAACGATGGAGGCAGCTTACATTTTAAAATACCATCAGCATATAAAATTAAAAGTTTATAA